One stretch of Halobacillus litoralis DNA includes these proteins:
- a CDS encoding DUF4247 domain-containing protein, protein MLKDYAGIIVVGIIAFFLLFNVFGGNDQRGMSGSYTEDTYGELPSEPDRSEILSGLENSETNDIESLIQNHFPLLDTVRSDQGISRIYMTKELSLTEVSDSLTSAIPPEEISERQENKQALIYPDHFVILQESTEEPGVITIELASDDFVRNHYSPGFFSGLFLGSILNRSLGSNDWYERRRANCQQTGNCYGGYGMYGNYNSGGTTSMRGSSNRGGGPGTGK, encoded by the coding sequence GTGTTGAAAGATTATGCAGGGATCATAGTCGTAGGAATCATTGCCTTTTTCTTATTGTTCAATGTATTCGGTGGGAATGACCAAAGAGGGATGTCCGGTTCTTATACCGAAGATACATATGGAGAACTACCTTCAGAGCCTGATCGGTCAGAGATACTAAGTGGGTTAGAAAATTCAGAAACAAACGATATCGAATCGCTGATTCAGAATCATTTCCCCTTATTGGATACAGTCCGATCTGATCAGGGCATCTCTAGAATTTATATGACAAAAGAATTGTCGTTAACCGAGGTCTCAGATTCTTTGACCTCAGCTATTCCTCCTGAAGAAATAAGTGAAAGGCAGGAAAATAAGCAAGCTCTCATTTATCCTGATCATTTTGTGATCCTCCAGGAAAGTACGGAAGAACCTGGGGTCATTACAATTGAACTTGCATCAGATGATTTTGTGAGAAATCATTATTCTCCCGGTTTCTTTAGTGGGTTATTTTTAGGATCTATTCTTAACCGTTCTTTGGGATCTAATGACTGGTATGAGCGCCGAAGGGCCAATTGTCAGCAAACAGGGAACTGTTATGGTGGATATGGGATGTACGGGAATTATAATTCAGGTGGAACCACTTCTATGAGAGGGTCATCGAATCGTGGTGGAGGTCCTGGTACAGGAAAATAA
- a CDS encoding DUF350 domain-containing protein produces MEPFLATLGYFVMAIVIVVIGLVIFEWLTRQYKDWEEVKQGNQAVAMSIAGKIIGICIVLSFAIYHSFTVWDTLIWGAYGVVLQMIAYLLFELFTRKFSVETKLKENNTAVGIITMGVSIGLAFVIGASIT; encoded by the coding sequence ATGGAACCATTTTTGGCTACGTTAGGTTATTTTGTAATGGCAATTGTGATTGTTGTAATTGGATTGGTTATCTTCGAATGGTTAACCAGGCAGTATAAGGATTGGGAAGAGGTAAAGCAAGGGAATCAGGCAGTGGCGATGTCAATTGCAGGAAAAATCATCGGCATATGTATTGTTCTGTCATTCGCAATCTATCATAGTTTCACTGTATGGGATACGTTGATTTGGGGAGCGTACGGGGTTGTACTTCAAATGATTGCCTACCTATTGTTTGAATTGTTCACACGCAAGTTTTCTGTAGAAACGAAATTAAAGGAAAATAATACAGCGGTCGGAATCATTACAATGGGTGTATCGATCGGTTTAGC
- a CDS encoding PspA/IM30 family protein, whose protein sequence is MFKFFNRVKTVVGSELNAMLDKAEDPVKMLDQFMRDMENDIREAESAVAKQIANEKMLKRKYDDSQALVDKRMQQAEKAIEAGNEDLARRALEDKKNHQDQADQFKASWERAQQDANNLRQKLDEMKKEYQEMKLKKDSLKARAESAKTRTKMNRTMSNIGGDQSRQGFERMEEKVMHYEAEAETSEDMSSQSRSLDDEFEDLDNKGSVDSELEALKKKMNKE, encoded by the coding sequence ATGTTTAAATTTTTTAATCGTGTAAAGACAGTCGTAGGTTCAGAGTTAAACGCTATGTTGGATAAAGCAGAAGACCCTGTGAAAATGCTTGATCAATTCATGCGTGATATGGAGAATGACATCCGTGAAGCTGAAAGTGCGGTAGCCAAGCAGATTGCTAACGAGAAAATGTTGAAACGAAAATACGATGACTCTCAGGCTCTTGTAGATAAGCGGATGCAGCAGGCAGAGAAAGCCATTGAAGCAGGAAATGAAGATTTGGCTCGTCGTGCCTTGGAAGATAAGAAGAACCATCAGGATCAGGCAGATCAATTCAAGGCTTCCTGGGAGCGTGCTCAACAGGATGCGAATAACCTTCGTCAAAAGCTCGATGAAATGAAGAAGGAATATCAGGAAATGAAATTGAAGAAAGATTCCTTGAAAGCACGTGCCGAATCTGCGAAAACACGTACTAAAATGAACCGTACCATGTCGAACATCGGCGGAGATCAGTCACGCCAAGGTTTTGAACGTATGGAAGAAAAAGTCATGCACTATGAAGCAGAAGCTGAAACGAGTGAGGATATGTCTTCACAATCCCGCTCCTTAGACGATGAATTTGAAGATTTGGATAACAAAGGCAGTGTAGACAGTGAATTGGAAGCGCTGAAGAAAAAGATGAACAAAGAGTAA
- a CDS encoding DUF4178 domain-containing protein, with protein MGFFSRLFSKNEKQAPEVKERTPLNIQVGDIVTYDLVDYEVVGKITYRDGGYEWFSYQLLEGNQTKWLAAEMDDELELGVYETVKLPVSMPFPEKLEYEGQTFFKDEEGEARVTGEGRSTNINGRTSRYAEYISEDEETYLSLESWGSEVEVSVGYDIEAYEIKILAGSK; from the coding sequence TTGGGTTTCTTTTCTAGATTGTTTTCGAAAAATGAGAAGCAGGCACCAGAAGTGAAAGAGCGAACACCATTGAATATCCAAGTCGGGGACATTGTCACATACGATCTTGTGGATTATGAAGTTGTTGGGAAAATTACGTATCGTGACGGAGGTTACGAGTGGTTCTCTTATCAGCTATTGGAAGGGAATCAAACAAAGTGGCTGGCAGCTGAAATGGATGATGAGCTGGAATTAGGGGTGTATGAGACGGTCAAACTCCCTGTATCCATGCCCTTCCCTGAGAAACTTGAGTATGAGGGCCAAACCTTCTTCAAAGATGAAGAAGGAGAAGCGCGGGTTACGGGAGAAGGAAGAAGTACGAACATTAATGGGCGTACCTCCCGATATGCGGAGTATATCTCAGAAGATGAAGAGACGTATTTAAGCCTTGAATCATGGGGCAGTGAAGTAGAAGTCAGTGTAGGGTATGACATAGAAGCCTATGAAATCAAAATCCTGGCAGGTTCAAAATAA